Proteins encoded in a region of the Megalops cyprinoides isolate fMegCyp1 chromosome 3, fMegCyp1.pri, whole genome shotgun sequence genome:
- the LOC118774506 gene encoding mesenteric estrogen-dependent adipogenesis protein-like, with amino-acid sequence MSGDKDSQFVIDVIELEDFLRNPPDDFTVEVRGTGYRFVKYDSHSCCVFIDEIKSAKGKVIFQDSPGREIKIHTLRDYMHVRRSLTSQRICVLVSAYEDNSAWSKKAEKAAKVLQQYIVVINGSNPVIKWEIERGLDQTISSVAGESYTVDIDLSEVLQNWMGDNFHILVDGRKVKPFWKDTSFVLNYHSDSLFDFPYWLGFSKRQFKICGR; translated from the exons ATGTCGGGTGACAAAGATTCACAGTTTGTCATTGACGTTATTGAGCTGGAGGACTTTTTGAGGAACCCTCCTGATGATTTCACGGTGGAGGTCCGCGGGACGGGATACAGATTTGTTAAATACGACTCCCACAGTTGTTGCGTGTTCATAGACGAAATCAAAAGTGCAAAAGGGAAAGTTATCTTCCAGGATTCACCAGGACG GGAAATCAAAATCCATACCCTGAGAGATTACATGCACGTACGACGAAGCCTAACGTCGCAACGCATTTGTGTCCTGGTCTCAGCTTACGAAGACAATTCTGCATGGTCAAAGAAGGCAGAGAAAGCAGCAAAAG TGCTTCAGCAGTACATCGTGGTCATCAACGGGAGTAACCCTGTTATCAAgtgggagatagagagaggacTGGACCAGACTATATCCTCTGTGGCTGGGGAGAGCTACACAGTGGAT ATCGACCTGAGTGAGGTGCTGCAGAACTGGATGGGAGACAACTTTCACATACTTGTGGACGGGCGGAAAGTGAAGCCATTTTGGAAGGACACTTCCTTCGTCCTGAACTATCACTCCGATTCGCTGTTTGATTTCCCATACTGGCTCGGCTTCAGCAAACGCCAGTTCAAG atTTGTGGAAGATGA